Proteins from a genomic interval of Betta splendens chromosome 10, fBetSpl5.4, whole genome shotgun sequence:
- the LOC114864002 gene encoding transmembrane protein 109-like isoform X1 has protein sequence MARSSPSIHACLALVLALAWAADGAQRAKPSAESPPTVTLQTLIAGTCHEVQRYAESVLGTGVIRSTAESAVLFLESLLGQENVHTVATFLETVIGFLAEGAASGLNVIAVYVTEILRVTGCDVALTLPRFTPEGVRAFAQWGLLALIGYWVLTVVLRLLIAVLRQVFWVVKTVLALWLFGLMVTDKAATAETTAVRVAGLVLACVLLTLLTSHSEKSCAVERRLSTLEGRLKAVEKRKGEQ, from the exons ATGGCTCGCTCGTCCCCCTCCATCCACGCGTGCTTGGCGCTGGTCCTGGCGCTGGCCTGGGCTGCAGACGGCGCCCAGCGGGCCAAGCCGAGCGCGGAGAGCCCTCCGACGGTGACCCTCCAGACCCTGATCGCGGGAACCTGCCACGAGGTCCAGCGCTACGCGGAGTCGGTGCTGGGGACGGGCGTGATTCGCTCCACGGCTGAG agtgctgtgttgtttctTGAGTCATTGCTTGGTCAGGAGAACGTCCACACGGTGGCCACG TTTTTGGAAACGGTGATCGGGTTCCTCGCTGAAGGAGCCGCAAGTGGCCTGAACGTCATCGCTGTGTACGTCACAGAGATCCTCAGGGTCACGGGATGTGACG TTGCCCTGACGCTGCCTCGCTTCACCCCCGAGGGCGTGAGGGCCTTCGCTCAGTGGGGGCTGCTGGCTCTCATTGGCTACTGGGTGCTGACCGTCGTGCTCCGTCTGCTGATCGCCGTGCTGAGGCAGGTGTTCTGGGTGGTGAAGACCGTGCTGGCGCTGTGGCTCTTCGGTCTGATGGTGACCGACAAGGCGGCCACGGCGGAGACCACGGCGGTCCGCGTCGCCGGCCTCGTGCTGGCGTGCGTCCTGTTGACTCTGCTCACGTCCCACTCGGAGAAGTCGTGCGCGGTGGAGCGTCGGCTGAGCACCCTGGAGGGCCGCCTGAAGGCCGTGGAGAAGAGGAAAGGGGAGCAGTGA
- the LOC114864002 gene encoding transmembrane protein 109-like isoform X2, with translation MARSSPSIHACLALVLALAWAADGAQRAKPSAESPPTVTLQTLIAGTCHEVQRYAESVLGTGVIRSTAEFLETVIGFLAEGAASGLNVIAVYVTEILRVTGCDVALTLPRFTPEGVRAFAQWGLLALIGYWVLTVVLRLLIAVLRQVFWVVKTVLALWLFGLMVTDKAATAETTAVRVAGLVLACVLLTLLTSHSEKSCAVERRLSTLEGRLKAVEKRKGEQ, from the exons ATGGCTCGCTCGTCCCCCTCCATCCACGCGTGCTTGGCGCTGGTCCTGGCGCTGGCCTGGGCTGCAGACGGCGCCCAGCGGGCCAAGCCGAGCGCGGAGAGCCCTCCGACGGTGACCCTCCAGACCCTGATCGCGGGAACCTGCCACGAGGTCCAGCGCTACGCGGAGTCGGTGCTGGGGACGGGCGTGATTCGCTCCACGGCTGAG TTTTTGGAAACGGTGATCGGGTTCCTCGCTGAAGGAGCCGCAAGTGGCCTGAACGTCATCGCTGTGTACGTCACAGAGATCCTCAGGGTCACGGGATGTGACG TTGCCCTGACGCTGCCTCGCTTCACCCCCGAGGGCGTGAGGGCCTTCGCTCAGTGGGGGCTGCTGGCTCTCATTGGCTACTGGGTGCTGACCGTCGTGCTCCGTCTGCTGATCGCCGTGCTGAGGCAGGTGTTCTGGGTGGTGAAGACCGTGCTGGCGCTGTGGCTCTTCGGTCTGATGGTGACCGACAAGGCGGCCACGGCGGAGACCACGGCGGTCCGCGTCGCCGGCCTCGTGCTGGCGTGCGTCCTGTTGACTCTGCTCACGTCCCACTCGGAGAAGTCGTGCGCGGTGGAGCGTCGGCTGAGCACCCTGGAGGGCCGCCTGAAGGCCGTGGAGAAGAGGAAAGGGGAGCAGTGA